A genomic region of Anas platyrhynchos isolate ZD024472 breed Pekin duck chromosome 9, IASCAAS_PekinDuck_T2T, whole genome shotgun sequence contains the following coding sequences:
- the DAW1 gene encoding dynein assembly factor with WD repeat domains 1: MGLRRLLLRYYPPGIILEYVQGGEPKTRPIDLLDLSPDTDVIALVEEIQKGEPLITASCKEYVINLVRRLQEKLGEQEDHKFYLFKVLRAHMLPLTNVAFNKSGSRFITGSYDRTCKVWDTASGEELRTLEGHRNVVFAIAFNNPYGDKIATGSFDNTCKLWSTETGKCYYTFRGHTAEIVCLSFNLQSTLVATGSMDTTAKLWDIEKGEEVVTLSGHSAEIITLSFNTTGDRIITGSFDNTVAVWEVVTGRMLHTLIGHRGEISSAQFNWDCSLIVTGSMDKTCMLWNAMTGAHIATLTGHSDEILDVCFDYAGQRIATASADGSGRVYNAETRKCIAKLEGHGCEISKICFNPKGNRILTASSDKTARLWDAATGHCLQILEGHSDEIFSCAFNYKGDIIITGSKDNTCRIWH; this comes from the exons ATGGGGCTGAGGCGGCTGCTGCTGCGCTACTACCCGCCGG gaattattCTGGAATATGTACAAGGTGGTGAGCCGAAGACCAGACCTATAGATCTACTTGATCTTAGTCCTGA CACAGATGTCATAGCCTTAGTAGAAGAAATTCAAAAAGGAGAACCTCTCATCACAGCTTCATGCAAGGAATATGTCATAAATTTAGTACGAAGATTGCAGGAGAAGCTAGGGGAACAAGAAGATCACAAGTTCTATCTTTTTAAG GTCCTTAGGGCACATATGTTACCACTGACTAATGTAGCATTCAATAAATCTGGTTCTCG ctTTATCACTGGAAGCTATGATAGAACCTGCAAAGTATGGGATACTGCATCAGGAGAAGAGCTACGTACACTGGAGGGAcacagaaatgttgtttttgcaatAGCTTTCAATAACCCTTACGg TGACAAGATTGCCACTGGATCATTTGACAATACCTGCAAACTGTGGAgtacagaaacaggaaaatgttacTATACTTTCAGAGGACATACTGCAGAAATT GTATGTTTATCATTTAATCTTCAAAGCACATTGGTGGCAACTGGAAGCATGGATACCACTGCCAAGTTATGGGATatagagaaaggagaagaagtAGTTACTTTAAgt GGGCATTCTGCAGAAATTATTACATTGTCTTTTAACACCACCGGAGATAGGATTATCACTGGCTCCTTTGACAATACAGTAGCAGTGTGGGAAGTTGTCACTGGCAG gatgTTACATACTTTAATAGGCCACCGAGGAGAGATTAGCAGTGCACAGTTCAACTGGGACTGTTCTCTCATTGTCACTGGATCAATGGACAAAACATGCATG CTGTGGAATGCTATGACTGGGGCACATATAGCAACTTTAACAGGTCACAGTGATGAGATACTGGATGTCTGCTTTGATTATGCTGGCCAGCGTATCGCAACAGCCTCCGCTGATG GATCAGGAAGAGTCTATAATGCAGAAACAAGAAAGTGCATTGCAAAACTAGAAGGGCACGGATGTGAGATTTCGAAA ATATGTTTCAACCCTAAAGGCAATCGTATACTAACAGCCAGCTCCGATAAAACAGCTCGACTCTGGGATGCTGCTACTGGACACTGCCTTCAGATATTAGAGGGTCACAGTGATGAGATATTCTCCTGTGCTTTCAATTACAAAGGCGATATAATCATTACAG GGAGCAAGGATAACACCTGCAGAATATGGCACTGA